One genomic window of Gossypium hirsutum isolate 1008001.06 chromosome D11, Gossypium_hirsutum_v2.1, whole genome shotgun sequence includes the following:
- the LOC107913300 gene encoding cyclin-D1-1 isoform X1, whose product MDVFLNLPTLPNLFCNEPASEVVSWEADEDECEIFTSSSSDSFIDYNVDSLTNMFDSEVDQMLESNLLSRFYHLPDIVHARQEAVQWILKVHSFYRLRPETAYLSINYLDRFLSARALPQGKGWPMQLLSVSCLSLAAKMEETTVPILLDLQIIKPRFLFKPKTVQRMEVLVMKTLKWRLRTITPFDFLHYFISCINNSQHNSLCHLFCCATDLIINTCKAATDSLDYPPSAIAAAVTLRLTNHSVNDQDLAQLGCMHNRINKEIVKKIYENIKGRSFGLEPLMMPPSPTGVLDAAIHGTCKLHKIGNNNMNSSDEGFNV is encoded by the exons ATGGATGTGTTCCTAAACCTTCCAACTCTTCCCAATTTGTTCTGCAATGAACCAGCAAGTGAGGTAGTCTCTTGGGAAGCTGATGAAGATGAATGTGAAATTTTTACTTCTTCATCTTCGGATTCCTTCATTGATTATAACGTCGATTCGTTAACCAATATGTTCGATTCCGAGGTTGATCAAATGCTGGAATCTAACCTTCTTTCAAGATTTTATCATCTTCCTGATATTGTTCATGCTCGTCAAGAGGCAGTCCAATGGATTTTAAAG GTGCATTCTTTCTACAGGCTTAGGCCTGAAACTGCTTATCTTTCTATAAACTACTTGGATCGTTTCCTATCGGCTCGAGCTTTGCCG CAAGGGAAAGGGTGGCCTATGCAGCTTTTATCAGTATCATGCCTTTCACTAGCAGCAAAAATGGAGGAAACAACAGTTCCCATTCTCCTAGACTTGCAAATAATCAAACCCAGATTCTTGTTTAAGCCCAAAACAGTCCAAAGGATGGAGGTTTTAGTGATGAAGACCCTCAAATGGCGGTTGCGCACCATTACCCCTTTCGATTTCCTACATTATTTCATTTCATGTATCAATAATTCCCAACACAACAGCCTGTGTCACCTTTTCTGTTGTGCCACTGATCTCATTATTAATACATGTAAAG CAGCAACTGATTCCTTGGATTACCCTCCATCAGCAATTGCTGCAGCAGTGACACTACGGCTGACTAATCACAGTGTTAACGACCAGGATTTGGCACAGTTGGGTTGCATGCATAATAGAATAAACAAG gagatAGTGAAGAAGATTTATGAGAACATTAAGGGAAGATCGTTTGGATTGGAGCCATTGATGATGCCACCAAGTCCCACTGGTGTGCTTGATGCTGCTATACATGGAACCTGCAAATTACACAAGATTGGCAACAATAATATGAATTCAAGTGATGAAGgatttaatgtttga
- the LOC107913300 gene encoding cyclin-D1-1 isoform X2 — protein MDVFLNLPTLPNLFCNEPASEVVSWEADEDECEIFTSSSSDSFIDYNVDSLTNMFDSEVDQMLESNLLSRFYHLPDIVHARQEAVQWILKVHSFYRLRPETAYLSINYLDRFLSARALPQGKGWPMQLLSVSCLSLAAKMEETTVPILLDLQIIKPRFLFKPKTVQRMEVLVMKTLKWRLRTITPFDFLHYFISCINNSQHNSLCHLFCCATDLIINTCKATDSLDYPPSAIAAAVTLRLTNHSVNDQDLAQLGCMHNRINKEIVKKIYENIKGRSFGLEPLMMPPSPTGVLDAAIHGTCKLHKIGNNNMNSSDEGFNV, from the exons ATGGATGTGTTCCTAAACCTTCCAACTCTTCCCAATTTGTTCTGCAATGAACCAGCAAGTGAGGTAGTCTCTTGGGAAGCTGATGAAGATGAATGTGAAATTTTTACTTCTTCATCTTCGGATTCCTTCATTGATTATAACGTCGATTCGTTAACCAATATGTTCGATTCCGAGGTTGATCAAATGCTGGAATCTAACCTTCTTTCAAGATTTTATCATCTTCCTGATATTGTTCATGCTCGTCAAGAGGCAGTCCAATGGATTTTAAAG GTGCATTCTTTCTACAGGCTTAGGCCTGAAACTGCTTATCTTTCTATAAACTACTTGGATCGTTTCCTATCGGCTCGAGCTTTGCCG CAAGGGAAAGGGTGGCCTATGCAGCTTTTATCAGTATCATGCCTTTCACTAGCAGCAAAAATGGAGGAAACAACAGTTCCCATTCTCCTAGACTTGCAAATAATCAAACCCAGATTCTTGTTTAAGCCCAAAACAGTCCAAAGGATGGAGGTTTTAGTGATGAAGACCCTCAAATGGCGGTTGCGCACCATTACCCCTTTCGATTTCCTACATTATTTCATTTCATGTATCAATAATTCCCAACACAACAGCCTGTGTCACCTTTTCTGTTGTGCCACTGATCTCATTATTAATACATGTAAAG CAACTGATTCCTTGGATTACCCTCCATCAGCAATTGCTGCAGCAGTGACACTACGGCTGACTAATCACAGTGTTAACGACCAGGATTTGGCACAGTTGGGTTGCATGCATAATAGAATAAACAAG gagatAGTGAAGAAGATTTATGAGAACATTAAGGGAAGATCGTTTGGATTGGAGCCATTGATGATGCCACCAAGTCCCACTGGTGTGCTTGATGCTGCTATACATGGAACCTGCAAATTACACAAGATTGGCAACAATAATATGAATTCAAGTGATGAAGgatttaatgtttga